AACTCCACTGACCGGGGAAGTATACTGAATATAAAGAGGGAAACGATATGAATATAAAACATAAATATGCCAAAATGAATATGAGTCACGTACCGATGATTTTGCAAATGATCTTGAATGTATGTCTGGTCGGAATGGCAGCTGTATTAAGTGCGCTGTTGATCTACGAAACGTGGACGATCTTTTCGCTATTCTTTTTGCATTCGGATAGTGATGTGAGCTATTACCAGTTTACAGATGAGCTATTGGTGTTCTTTTTGTACTTTGAATTTCTGGCGTTGATCATTAAGTATTTTGAAGCGCATTTTCATTTTCCGCTACGCTATTTTATCTATATTGGAATTACCGCGATTATTCGTCTGATCATTGTCGATCATGATGATGCAATGCAAACCTTCTGGTGGTCGCTGGCGATCATTGCGCTTACTGGCGCGCTATTTCTGTCCAATGCAAGAAAGTCCCACGGCGATCACTGATCACCGGGGACTTTTTGGTTTATTTCGATTACTTTGTGCTTTTACATATATCTACTTGGATATTCATCCTTGTAGAGAACACCGCACCACATTTTTTTATTTGCCGTCGACCACGCCATTACGCAGATGCTCCAGCAACAGCTGCCCCTTATCATCAAGAACGGAACAACCCACCGTATCGCCATCGCGCAGCACCACCGCACCCGGCGTCCCTGTCATAATCACATCGCCCGGCAACAGCGTCATCACCTGTGATAGAAACGAGACGATATACCACGGTTGGAATTTCATATGATTCGTTTGATTTTCATGTACCAACTCACCATTATGATGCGTCTGCACAGTCAACGACAATATATCCTGCACCTCATCTGGCGTAACCAATTGCGAACCGAATCCGAAAAAGGTATCAAAGCTTTTGGCGCGTGCCAAAAAGCGTGGATGCCGCGCATGAATGTCCGCTGCCGTTACATCAATCGCTGTACACAAGCCGGCGATATAGTCAGGCGCTTCTTCTTCCGTCACATGACGACAGGTTTTACCGATAATAAGAGCCAACTCGCCCTCTGCGGTGACCTTGTCCGATTGCGAAGGCAATTCGATCACATCCTCCGGTCCAATGATCGTCGTATCCGGCTTCATAAAGCTAACCGGTTCTTCCTCCGCATCACCCTGCTCTAGCTCCGCCAGATCCTGCACATAATTCATACCGATGCCCCAGATTTTGCGCGGATGACGATATAACGGTGCATGGACCACCTCTTCATCGGTCCAAGTAGGAAGCTGAGCCAGACGCTGCCGATATTCATCGTTCACAACCAGCTGTGCTAAATGTTCCAATTGCCCACTGGTGATCAGCTCAAAGACTCCCGTTTCCCATTGCTGATCCAGTGCTGCATTCACATCTTCCAGTAATATGTATGTTCCGTCGTGCATCCATGCCGCTTGCTCTTTACCGTTCACCTGAATCGTTGCTAGTCTCATATTCCGTCCTCCTGCTGCGATGTGAATGAATACTTTGCTCTCATTATAGTACAGTCGTGTTGAACAAATATAGAGATCGCGACCATTCCACTCATTCGGCATGAGGGGAGAGAAAGTTTTCGTGCATGATGTACAAATCGAGGTTCAAATGAGCCGATTCATCATCCCATTCTATAGATTCGTGTAGCTCCTGTACTTTTTTGTATTCGTGTTTTCGTCCAGTGGTTAAAAGTAGTACAATGGAATCCATGACGTTCAAAACGATTGTTATCGTATTGCATGGATCATTATGGATATGATCATTTGAGGAGGAAATACAACATGACCAATTATGCTACATATTTTCAAGAAAACCGTGAGCAGCATCTAGCGGAACTGAAAGAATGGTTGTCCATTCCAAGTATCTCTGCGCTGTCCGAACATAAACCGGATATGCAGAAGGCAGCACAATGGCTAGCAGACAAGCTGACCGCAGCCGGTCTAGAACATGTCAAAATCAATTCCACTGCGGGACATCCGATCGTGACAGCAGATCATCTGCATGCGCCTGGCAAACCAACGATTCTCGTCTACGGTCACTATGACGTACAGCCAGTCGATCCGCTGAATCTGTGGGAGACGCCTCCATTCGAACCAACCATTCGTGGTGAAAAGCTGTTCGCTCGTGGCGCAACCGATGACAAAGGTCAAGTATTCCTGCATGTCAAAGCCGTTGAAGCGATCCTCAAGCAGAACGGTCAATTGCCAGTGAATATCAAATTCTGCATCGAGGGTGAAGAGGAAATTTCCAGCGCCCATCTGCCAGCTTTCTTGGAAGAAAACCGTGAATACTTGGCAGCCGATGCGGTTCTCGTATCCGATACATCCCTGCTGGAACCGGGCAAACCGGCAATCAGCACAGGTCTGCGCGGTCTGTGCAGTCTGGAAGTATCCATTCAAACTGCCAATACCGATCTGCACTCCGGTTCTTTCGGCGGCGGCGTTCCGAACGCGCTGCATGCGATGGTGGAACTGCTGGCAACGCTGCATGACCGCGATGGCAAAGTACTGGTGGAAGGCTTCTACGACGACGTGATTCCATTGTCCGACGAGATGCGTGCCGAGTTTGAAAAACAAGGCTTTAACGAGCAAAAACTGCAAAACGATCTGGAACTGACTGCGCTGCACGGCGAGGAAGGTTATTCCTTTGTCGAGCGTATCGGTGCACGTCCAACACTGGAACTGAACGGCGTATACGGCGGATTCCAAGGCGAAGGCAGCAAAACGGTCATCCCGAAAGAAGCGCATGCCAAAATCACGTGCCGTCTCGTTGCTGACCAGAATCCACAGGATGTACTGGATAAAATCATTACCCATCTGGAAGCTGTAAAACCAAACGGTGCCAAGCTGATCATTCATCCGGGTGAAAAAGCTCGTGCCTTCAACATCGACCCATCCGGCGAACTGCTGCAAAAAGCAGCGGATGCGTACGCGACCGTTTACGGCACACGCGCCCTGTTCACTAAGGACGGCGGCTCGATCCCAATCGTGGAGGAGTTCTCCCGTGTGATCGCTCCAACGGTTGTACTGATGGGCTTCGGTCTGCCAGACGAAAACCTGCACGCACCGAACGAACACTTCAATCTGGAAAACTTCGACAAAGGTCTGCTGACCATCGTAGAATTCTTGAACCGCGTGTAAGATAGAAATGTAACGTTTAGCAAAAACACCTTACGATCACAGAGGGATACGGTTCCCTTTTCAGATCGTAAGGTGTTTTTTGCTAGTTTTTTGATGCACGAGTCTAGTACTTCATCTTCTTTATTTTTTGTTTATAGAGCAATGACATCCCATACTTATACAGGAACAGTATCAGATACTGCTTCCCCGTCAGTGGTTGTATGCGTAGTGCGTCTGCTGACCAGCGCACGATGCAGTCGCTCCATCGCTTCCTCTAGCAAACTGCGTGAACACGCCAGATTCATGCGCATAAAGCCTTCCCCATTCATGCCAAAGGCACGACCGTCGTTCAATGCAATACG
The window above is part of the Paenibacillus sp. JQZ6Y-1 genome. Proteins encoded here:
- a CDS encoding fumarylacetoacetate hydrolase family protein codes for the protein MRLATIQVNGKEQAAWMHDGTYILLEDVNAALDQQWETGVFELITSGQLEHLAQLVVNDEYRQRLAQLPTWTDEEVVHAPLYRHPRKIWGIGMNYVQDLAELEQGDAEEEPVSFMKPDTTIIGPEDVIELPSQSDKVTAEGELALIIGKTCRHVTEEEAPDYIAGLCTAIDVTAADIHARHPRFLARAKSFDTFFGFGSQLVTPDEVQDILSLTVQTHHNGELVHENQTNHMKFQPWYIVSFLSQVMTLLPGDVIMTGTPGAVVLRDGDTVGCSVLDDKGQLLLEHLRNGVVDGK
- the psiE gene encoding phosphate-starvation-inducible protein PsiE yields the protein MNIKHKYAKMNMSHVPMILQMILNVCLVGMAAVLSALLIYETWTIFSLFFLHSDSDVSYYQFTDELLVFFLYFEFLALIIKYFEAHFHFPLRYFIYIGITAIIRLIIVDHDDAMQTFWWSLAIIALTGALFLSNARKSHGDH
- a CDS encoding dipeptidase, which translates into the protein MTNYATYFQENREQHLAELKEWLSIPSISALSEHKPDMQKAAQWLADKLTAAGLEHVKINSTAGHPIVTADHLHAPGKPTILVYGHYDVQPVDPLNLWETPPFEPTIRGEKLFARGATDDKGQVFLHVKAVEAILKQNGQLPVNIKFCIEGEEEISSAHLPAFLEENREYLAADAVLVSDTSLLEPGKPAISTGLRGLCSLEVSIQTANTDLHSGSFGGGVPNALHAMVELLATLHDRDGKVLVEGFYDDVIPLSDEMRAEFEKQGFNEQKLQNDLELTALHGEEGYSFVERIGARPTLELNGVYGGFQGEGSKTVIPKEAHAKITCRLVADQNPQDVLDKIITHLEAVKPNGAKLIIHPGEKARAFNIDPSGELLQKAADAYATVYGTRALFTKDGGSIPIVEEFSRVIAPTVVLMGFGLPDENLHAPNEHFNLENFDKGLLTIVEFLNRV